The uncultured Hyphomonas sp. genome includes a region encoding these proteins:
- a CDS encoding trypsin-like serine protease, with protein sequence MRKLKFLQTLSGLCLLALVACQGVATAQPESIPDEDPNWPRTEFTISDDTAGTKGFNTQPARKEDWPFFAALRGTRNGLVTYDCGGTAISSEWVLTAAHCVEGATKNAATGRWERPGSGALQLVLGLKDLKTATSENVYSAVDVRIAPNFTRGGENKVPVNDIALLKLDRPWTGPIVRLSAGSTSDVDRFFGPAYFAGFGKTDMRQAEPERYTSAEGPFAAYTDILGNAMIPTRSPEACGQAYDVEAYNGTSMICAGYDTGIIDSCQGDSGGPLIARDFAGRVYQIGIVSFGESCGVRRKPAVYTRVSGFRDFVGSVVPDAAFVDAKPEKTVYMTKAGLENLIRTLKPADGKVSVRINEGGSEFRSGDRVRIFIDPSIKGRLWVFDLDPSGTVSCLFPCNAGEVDTALVEPQQSVVLPPGGVSISITPPTVPGDSILAAFVLPERMALIGDTLPDLSRTKGPIRTVWQSYSDILVFEVRDAMSGAPSTDPYANTGMGLLTYSVSE encoded by the coding sequence GTGCGGAAACTCAAGTTTCTTCAAACGCTTAGCGGACTTTGCCTTTTGGCGCTGGTCGCCTGTCAGGGCGTAGCCACAGCTCAGCCGGAGTCCATCCCGGACGAAGACCCGAACTGGCCTCGCACGGAATTCACAATTTCAGATGACACCGCTGGCACCAAGGGCTTCAACACCCAGCCCGCGCGGAAAGAAGACTGGCCTTTCTTCGCGGCGCTGCGCGGCACACGGAACGGTCTGGTCACATATGACTGCGGTGGCACGGCAATCTCCTCCGAATGGGTGCTCACAGCGGCGCACTGCGTCGAAGGCGCCACCAAGAACGCCGCGACCGGTCGGTGGGAACGCCCGGGATCTGGCGCGCTCCAACTCGTGCTCGGTCTGAAAGACCTGAAAACCGCCACCTCGGAAAATGTCTACAGCGCAGTGGACGTCCGCATTGCGCCGAACTTCACGCGTGGGGGAGAAAACAAGGTTCCGGTAAACGACATCGCCCTTTTGAAGCTGGACCGCCCCTGGACCGGCCCCATTGTTCGCCTGTCGGCCGGCAGTACTTCTGATGTCGACCGCTTCTTCGGGCCAGCTTATTTTGCCGGGTTCGGCAAGACCGACATGCGTCAGGCAGAGCCGGAGCGTTACACCTCCGCAGAAGGCCCGTTCGCCGCGTATACGGACATCCTTGGCAACGCGATGATCCCGACGCGCAGCCCGGAAGCCTGCGGACAGGCCTATGATGTCGAAGCCTATAACGGCACCAGCATGATCTGTGCAGGTTACGACACCGGCATCATCGATTCCTGCCAGGGAGACAGCGGAGGCCCCCTCATTGCCCGGGATTTCGCAGGCCGGGTCTATCAGATCGGCATTGTGAGCTTCGGGGAAAGCTGTGGTGTCAGGCGCAAGCCAGCGGTGTACACGCGTGTCTCCGGCTTCAGGGATTTCGTTGGCTCGGTCGTCCCCGACGCGGCCTTCGTGGACGCCAAGCCGGAAAAAACCGTCTACATGACGAAGGCCGGGCTGGAGAATCTGATCCGCACCCTCAAGCCAGCGGATGGAAAAGTGAGCGTCCGCATCAATGAAGGTGGATCGGAATTCCGTTCCGGCGATCGGGTCCGCATCTTCATTGATCCCTCCATCAAGGGACGGCTGTGGGTGTTCGATCTCGATCCGTCCGGGACCGTAAGCTGCCTGTTTCCCTGCAATGCTGGCGAAGTGGACACAGCGCTCGTCGAGCCGCAACAATCCGTTGTCCTCCCGCCCGGTGGAGTATCCATCAGCATCACCCCGCCGACCGTGCCGGGTGACAGCATTCTGGCGGCATTCGTCCTGCCGGAGCGCATGGCTCTGATCGGCGACACATTACCGGACCTCAGCCGGACCAAGGGGCCGATACGGACGGTCTGGCAGTCCTATTCTGATATCCTTGTGTTTGAGGTTCGCGATGCAATGTCTGGCGCACCCTCAACCGATCCCTATGCAAACACAGGCATGGGCTTGCTCACCTACAGTGTCAGCGAATGA
- a CDS encoding trypsin-like serine protease, which translates to MMKLFRPLALAAGLLALVNACQTTPDDAPSAEQLAWSTTLNADARASDRIVNGDRSTLAQWPYIAVLRQESRSGRLKYFCGGTFIARRWVLTAAHCFEGEARQVDGRWDWKPRANLEVVGGTDDLGAGDEDVFEVDAVMIHPDYKPTMEVSPGVWEGSENDLALVRIGRSWTGQLARLSSGGASDGDGNGARAFVAGFGKQADSGAAARLETFRIGASDRSGQAGSRYLYHAMLPMKPPEVCGAQYADLAYDGSTQICAGRKFGGVDSCQGDSGGPLVALDAGERTYQVGIVSYGFECAAAKSEGVYTRVSPYRDWIEGTARGAMFVDAQPEQVFVATAETMEAMARVLSPTSDRIDLKVVQEGEGTSAALKISVTPKIDGRLIVFELENSGQINTYFPNDRTPEESAIVKAGQTVTLPEVPWMVIPPAEDGARIYAFVIPEGVAFAGDLLPTPARMRTVSEEEQPEREPVDFATRMLTEVANRSSEGGLADWAAATATY; encoded by the coding sequence ATGATGAAGCTCTTTCGCCCTCTCGCGCTGGCCGCTGGTCTTCTCGCGCTCGTCAACGCCTGCCAGACCACGCCGGATGATGCACCCAGCGCAGAGCAGCTCGCCTGGTCAACGACACTCAACGCTGACGCGCGCGCCTCTGACCGGATCGTCAACGGCGACCGGTCCACGCTGGCGCAGTGGCCCTACATCGCTGTTTTACGTCAGGAATCCCGCAGCGGGCGGTTGAAGTATTTCTGTGGCGGCACGTTCATCGCCCGTCGATGGGTGCTGACGGCAGCGCATTGTTTCGAAGGTGAAGCCCGCCAGGTCGATGGCCGATGGGATTGGAAACCGCGCGCCAATCTGGAAGTCGTTGGCGGCACGGATGACCTCGGCGCGGGCGACGAAGACGTGTTTGAGGTGGACGCTGTCATGATCCATCCGGACTATAAGCCGACTATGGAAGTGTCACCCGGTGTCTGGGAGGGATCGGAAAACGACCTCGCCCTGGTCCGCATCGGGCGGTCCTGGACCGGTCAGCTGGCGCGGCTCTCGTCTGGCGGCGCTTCCGACGGCGACGGGAATGGCGCGCGGGCGTTCGTCGCTGGATTTGGCAAGCAGGCCGACTCCGGCGCAGCGGCGCGGCTGGAGACCTTCCGCATCGGGGCCAGCGACCGGTCCGGACAGGCAGGCTCGCGCTACCTCTACCACGCCATGCTGCCCATGAAGCCGCCGGAAGTTTGCGGCGCGCAATATGCCGACCTTGCCTATGACGGCAGCACGCAGATCTGTGCCGGCCGCAAGTTTGGCGGTGTGGACAGCTGTCAGGGCGACAGTGGCGGCCCCCTCGTCGCGCTCGATGCCGGCGAGCGGACCTATCAGGTCGGCATCGTCAGCTATGGCTTCGAATGCGCTGCGGCGAAATCGGAAGGTGTTTATACGCGCGTCTCGCCTTATCGGGACTGGATCGAGGGCACGGCGCGCGGCGCCATGTTTGTCGATGCCCAGCCAGAGCAGGTCTTCGTGGCGACGGCAGAGACGATGGAAGCGATGGCGCGCGTGCTGAGCCCCACAAGCGACAGGATCGACCTCAAGGTGGTTCAGGAAGGCGAAGGCACGAGTGCGGCGCTGAAGATATCGGTCACGCCGAAGATCGACGGACGCCTCATCGTGTTTGAGTTGGAGAATTCAGGCCAGATCAATACCTATTTCCCGAACGACCGCACTCCGGAGGAAAGCGCGATCGTCAAAGCCGGGCAGACCGTCACCCTGCCCGAAGTTCCGTGGATGGTCATTCCACCCGCAGAAGACGGTGCGAGGATTTATGCCTTCGTCATTCCGGAAGGCGTCGCTTTTGCGGGCGACCTGCTACCAACGCCGGCCCGGATGCGGACCGTCTCGGAAGAGGAGCAGCCTGAGCGAGAACCCGTCGACTTCGCGACCCGCATGCTGACAGAAGTCG